From Bacteroides uniformis:
CAATATGATTACCCGGATCAAGGAGCTTATTTGGACTATGGTCGCAAGGATATTTATCAACATAATTATGCTGGATGGCTGGGGACTATGGGGTATCAAGGTGCACTTGTTCTTGAGGATATAGAAAGTGAGGACTATAATACTTATCTTCCTTATATTCCTTCCGAAGCGGATGCTTATTTCTTGTCGCGTGAGCGTGGCGGTATTGACCAATATGATTTCAATATCTCCTTCAATATAAATGACCGTTTTTACTTTGGTGTTACTCTGGGTGCTTACGATGTGGATTACAACAAATATTCTCTCTATGATGAAATGTATGCCTACAAATGGGAGGGCGACGGGCAGATTTATGAGGAAGGCTACTCTTTGGAGAGCTTTAACCGTATACACGGTTCGGGTTTCGACTTCAAATTCGGTGCCATCTTCCGGCCGATTGAGGATTCTCCGCTTCGTATAGGTTTGGCTGTGCATACTCCTACTTATTACAAACTGACTTATACTACGGGAGCGTTGCTGACTTCGGATTTGTTTTTACCGAATGAGGCTGGGGATGAAACTCTTACTCGTACCACTGTGGATACTTATTCTGCATTAGGCGGTAGAGATATGGACCGTGATTTTAAGCTGCAAACCCCGTGGGTATTTAATGCAAGTTTGGGCTATACAGTCGGTAATAATCTGGCTTTGGGAGCTGAATATGAATATGAGGACTACTCAAGCATGAAGTTCAAATATCCTGAAGGTGACGAGATGGCATGGGAAACGGGTGAGGCTGACCTCTGTATGAAGGGGGTAAGTACGCTTCGTTTAGGAGCAGAATACAAGCCGATACCTGCTTTCTCTCTGCGTGCCGGTTACAATTACAGTACTGCAGCCTATAAAAAGGATGCTATTAAGGCATTGCCTTCCAATTCTATAAATACAGATACGGATTTTGCCAATAGCAAATCGATGAATACTTTCACTTTAGGTATCGGTTATCGCTTTTCTTCGTTTTATGCGGATTTGGCTTATAAATTCGATACTTATAAATCTGATTTCTATCCGTTTTATAATGATATAAATGGCTTGGTAACACCGCCAACAACGGAAGTTACCAACACTCGCAGTAAAGTGCTATTTACATTGGGCATGCGTTTTTAGAAGAACAATTTTCATTGCAGATAACCTTTCATTGTCAATACCTTAGGGTATAAAAGAACTCCCCGGAATGTACAAATACATTTCGGGGAGTCTTGTGTTATAGGGGAGGGATTACAGATACCATGCCACGCCAAATGAATAGGGAGATACTTCCGGTCCCTTGTCTTTCTGGAATAATCCGTATGTGGAGTAGCGCAGGTAAATGCCGATATTACCATAACCGGCTTGTGCCAGCAGGTTTATGCCGACGGGCTGCACATACATACCTTTGCCTACGGTTTTCTTCTTGCCTCCGTTGATGTGTGAGAATGACTTCACGCTGTGACGTATCTCAAATTCGGGACCGGCATTGAAGAACACTTTGTTTCTTCCCACTCTTTGCTGCCATTCCATCAATACGGGTACACGGAAGAAGAAATGGCGCAGACGGCTTTTATTGTAACTGGTGTCTTCGTTGCCTGCGGTGAAGATGCTGGTTCCGTTTTCCTTCAGCAAGGCATAGTTACCGTCGATATTGAAAGAACGGTATCCCCAGCTGACTCCCAGGTTGATTCCCCAATGCGGGTTCTTCTTGAAGTTGTGATATACGGAGAGGATGTTGAAGCCGAATTCCCATGACTTGGATAAGTCGAGTCCCATCTTGTCGCTTGCTCCGAAGGAAAGGAAGTCGTTAGCCAGCCGGCTGTAGCCAATATACAGACCGGAACAGTGCGGTTCGTAAGCATTGTATCTTCTCTTTTTGGGGATGAATGGCAGGGCGTCGAGGAAAGTGCGCTTGTCTGCATCCACTTTCTCGAGATAGACTCCTTCATAAATTTGTACTTCTTTCTTTTCTCCGTCTTCCAACTGCTCTTCGTACACCTTGATGCGCATGTCTCCTTTTCCTTTCCGGATGATGATGGAGTCGCCTTGTGTCTGTACTGTAGCTTTCTGTTCAGGGTCAGTCTGTTGTTGTGCTGCCATGCGGCCGGCCGGCACAGCAAGCAGG
This genomic window contains:
- a CDS encoding cytochrome c-type biogenesis protein, encoding MKTRIMILACLLAVPAGRMAAQQQTDPEQKATVQTQGDSIIIRKGKGDMRIKVYEEQLEDGEKKEVQIYEGVYLEKVDADKRTFLDALPFIPKKRRYNAYEPHCSGLYIGYSRLANDFLSFGASDKMGLDLSKSWEFGFNILSVYHNFKKNPHWGINLGVSWGYRSFNIDGNYALLKENGTSIFTAGNEDTSYNKSRLRHFFFRVPVLMEWQQRVGRNKVFFNAGPEFEIRHSVKSFSHINGGKKKTVGKGMYVQPVGINLLAQAGYGNIGIYLRYSTYGLFQKDKGPEVSPYSFGVAWYL
- a CDS encoding OmpP1/FadL family transporter yields the protein MKKITMIALAMFTAVGAGAQTIYDATNIAQKELNGTARFVGMGGAMGALGGDISTIGTNPAGIGIYRSNDAMLTFGYSMTGTESNYVGNKFETNKNRWSFDNAGFVIASKIGNHTPLRYVNFGFNYHKSKSFYKNMTMQGLMGSIDNQYVSQVRSMAQQATDAAYAFYHRPQYDYPDQGAYLDYGRKDIYQHNYAGWLGTMGYQGALVLEDIESEDYNTYLPYIPSEADAYFLSRERGGIDQYDFNISFNINDRFYFGVTLGAYDVDYNKYSLYDEMYAYKWEGDGQIYEEGYSLESFNRIHGSGFDFKFGAIFRPIEDSPLRIGLAVHTPTYYKLTYTTGALLTSDLFLPNEAGDETLTRTTVDTYSALGGRDMDRDFKLQTPWVFNASLGYTVGNNLALGAEYEYEDYSSMKFKYPEGDEMAWETGEADLCMKGVSTLRLGAEYKPIPAFSLRAGYNYSTAAYKKDAIKALPSNSINTDTDFANSKSMNTFTLGIGYRFSSFYADLAYKFDTYKSDFYPFYNDINGLVTPPTTEVTNTRSKVLFTLGMRF